In Cutaneotrichosporon cavernicola HIS019 DNA, chromosome: 1, one DNA window encodes the following:
- the HRK1 gene encoding uncharacterized protein (Protein tyrosine kinase), with amino-acid sequence MLSSTPAIPLQSIDLDQNGRRLSLRTAGGLELFTNRDALPSPEHLTPIDGNTPDASGAATPMSDNGGGNSRKASHLNVKDYPGGEGLHKSDSRGGLWHDQYERNPPAPQPPLCDSEQPSRAPSTIGLPITAAATAVRTATGTGPIASTGRESNAAGGVPSQQHRNYATSGASSPSSPTTRDVPRQAKNHTGPLHDLRRFLNHHIGNPDKERAHLGGAHTTGEQSPGSATPISPSGAATPGAQLRGSNFFTSGGSGSTTPAPSEGTPENRKPTGDKADKDSYGHHSSHLVGFMRHHNRDKDGEKSYSSLASFFGQSDKKKQKKERERAEKEREASSRPSSRAPSRTSTLLMLDKPHLHDDHHLPSGAHTPSRVPGHATPKNLNDYPGVPDPVIALTHPSSIEATHAHLTKMYGKWGRVLGSGAGGTVRLIKSDSRKGGTTYAVKEFRPRRQGEAEKEYLRKVTAEFCVGVTLHHINVIETVDIVCDHGRYYEIMEYAPYDLFSVVMSGKMNRPEIYCVFRQIIDGVNYLHSMGLAHRDLKLDNCVMTSGNIVKLIDFGTATVFHYPGKHQIPATGVVGSDPYLAPEVLTKETYDPRLTDVWSVAIIFMCMILRRFPWKIPDYKTDMSFKLYVNTHPDLCKKPVVKTPAPSVVNGLDGPHQRGTGHETLKADGSSTLPFVDRTTTASTVVPGRSGTQETAGSDSSGDAQTPRVDRLHITESPVQDASDKYFPRRHDSTASLPAIAAGPFGRQMPARQQTLPQQAVFPDDALEAKTKARVGGGRDRSVTLGAPSAPKEVRQEQQRRRERAASISSTRTYTTGGAESIFRLLPRESRSAIMRMLAVEPSIRCTLGDLMFGEGQDDQMCPCGRAECGGSLSRPPAELTGVDEDDDEGDHWIQSIECCSHHPGKPVNHQHIKVVQEEKPKKKLFH; translated from the exons ATGCTCTCATCCACACCGGCTATTCCTCTGCAGAGCATTGACCTCGACCAGAATGGGCGGCGGCTTAGCTTACGTACGGCTGGCGGCCTCGAACTGTTCACCAACCGCGACGCACTCCCGTCCCCGGAACACCTAACTCCCATCGACGGCAACACACCGGATGCGTCGGGCGCTGCGACTCCCATGTCGGACAACGGCGGCGGGAACAGCCGAAAGGCCTCGCACCTCAACGTGAAAGACTATCCAGGCGGCGAAGGTCTGCACAAATCTGACTCGCGCGGCGGACTCTGGCACGACCAGTACGAG AGGAACCCCCCTGCACCTCAGCCACCGCTGTGCGACTCTGAGCAGCCCTCGAGGGCTCCGTCAACCATTGGCCTGCCGATCACAGCTGCCGCGACGGCAGTCCGCACAGCCACCGGCACCGGCCCGATAGCCTCTACGGGGAGGGAGTCCAATGCCGCTGGTGGGGTTCCATCGCAGCAACACCGTAATTACGCAACTAGCGGTGCATCGAGTCCCTCGTCCCCCACGACCCGTGACGTGCCGCGTCAGGCCAAGAACCATACTGGTCCGCTGCACGACCTTCGTCGGTTCCTCAACCACCACATTGGTAACCCCGACAAGGAACGCGCGCACCTCGGTGGTGCGCACACAACAGGGGAGCAGTCGCCTGGATCTGCAACTCCCATTTCTCCGTCGGGCGCGGCCACTCCTGGCGCCCAGCTCCGCGGCAGTAACTTCTTCACATCTGGCGGAAGCGGTTCGACTACCCCTGCCCCAAGCGAGGGCACCCCTGAGAACCGCAAGCCCACTGGTGACAAGGCGGACAAGGATTCCTACGGCCACCACTCGTCACACCTGGTCGGCTTCATGCGTCACCACAACCGCGACAAGGATGGTGAGAagtcgtactcgtcgcTGGCCTCGTTCTTCGGACAATcggacaagaagaagcagaagaaggagcgggagcgcgccgagaaggagcgggaagcgtcgtcgcgccctTCGTCAAGGGCGCCGAGCCGCACCTCGACTCTCTTAATGCTGGACAAGCCCCACTTGCACGACGACCACCACCTTCCGTCTGGGGCTCACACGCCATCAAGGGTCCCAGGCCACGCCACGCCCAAGAACCTTAACGACTATCCTGGCGTACCCGACCCCGTCATCGCCCTCACGCACCCATCTTCTATTGAGGCCACACACGCTCACCTCACCAAGATGTACGGCAAGTGGGGCCGCGTCCTCGGTTCGGGCGCAGGCGGCACGGTTCGCCTCATCAAGTCGGACTCGCGCAAAGGCGGCACGACCTACGCTGTCAAGGAGTTCAGGCCACGGAGGCAGGGTGAAGCTGAGAAGGAGTATCTGCGCAAGGTCACTGCCGAGTtctgcgtcggcgtcaCGCTCCACCACATCAACGTCATCGAGACGGTCGACATTGTCTGTGACCATGGTCGTTACTACGAG ATCATGGAGTACGCACCATACGATCTGTTCTCTGTCGTCATGTCGGGCAAGATGAACCGGCCCGAGATCTACTGTGTATTCCGCCAGATCATCGACGGCGTCAACTACCTCCACAGTATGGGTCTCGCGCACCGTgacctcaagctcgacaacTGTGTCATGACCAGTGGCAACATTGTCAAGCTTATCGACTTTGGCACAGCAACCGTCTTCCATTACCCCGGGAAGCACCAGATTCCCGCCACTGGCGTTGTCGGTTCGGACCCGTACCTTGCGCCTGAGGTTCTCACAAAGGAGACATACGACCCACGCCTTACCGACGTGTGGTCGGTTGCCATCATATTCATGTGCATGATCCTGCGCCGCTTCCCATGGAAGATTCCCGACTACAAGACGGACATGAGCTTCAAGCTCTACGTCAACACCCACCCGGATCTCTGCAAGAAGCCGGTGGTCAAGACACCCGCTCCCTCTGTGGTTAACGGTCTGGACGGCCCGCACCAGCGTGGAACTGGTCACGAGACGCTCAAGGCGGACGGCTCGTCGACCCTCCCCTTTGTTGACCGGACGACTACCGCAAGTACGGTTGTCCCTGGCCGCAGCGGCACGCAGGAGACGGCGGGTTCCGACTCGAGCGGCGATGCGCAGACGCCGCGCGTTGACCGCCTACACATCACTGAAAGTCCCGTGCAGGACGCCTCGGACAAGTACTTCCCACGCCGGCACGACTCGACTGCCTCATTGCCTGCTATCGCGGCAGGGCCGTTCGGCCGCCAGATGCCTGCTAGGCAGCAGACGCTTCCCCAACAGGCTGTGTTTCCGGATGACGCGTTGGAGGCGAAGACAAAGGCACGCGTGGGTGGTGGACGCGACCGCTCCGTGACGCTGGGTGCGCCCAGCGCGCCAAAAGAGGTGCGGCAGGAGCAGCAGAGGAgacgcgagcgcgccgcgagcatcagctcgacgagaacgTACACTACGGGCGGTGCCGAGAGCATCTTCCGCCTACTCCCACGCGAGAGTCGCTCGGCCATCATGCGGATGCTCGCTGTAGAGCCTTCGATCCGCTGCACGCTCGGAGACCTAATGTTTGGCGAGGGTCAGGACGACCAGATGTGCCCTTGTGGCCGCGCCGAGTGTGGCGGCAGCCTgtcgcggccgccagcAGAGCTGACGggcgtggacgaggacgacgacgagggtgacCACTGGATCCAGAGCATCGAGTGCTGCTCTCACCACCCTGGCAAGCCCGTCAACCACCAGCACATCAAGGTCGtgcaggaggagaagccgaagaagaagctcTTCCATTAG
- a CDS encoding uncharacterized protein (Capsular associated protein) — protein MSRRPRSSPAPPPSPPEPETPAAHYTDRLDLGSEAGRMAAAAHVHEHGARNGGWAAMTSRWAAILRRKGKLGLSQRIWVGITIIIGFLLLTKLIVPSETATNPTVEEFNELKPHDYVNNSISDPAPFEFCPVFGPDDAIAARRGQFELLRSRVHAGTGARVQRVLRKAMHGMPVTISVLGGSVSACHGAGDDPIAPGCYPARLFNWWNSVFPHPANELTNGAVKRTDSAYYAYCSKHHLPDQTDLVILEFDTSDPNDRDYLNHFELLVRSILVRYDKPAVIILGHFSPQVQAQNGYAGPELLHNAVAQFYDIPHISAKGLLYDQYFEHPDRVLSESYFGSHLINKVGHDMMADVVISYLMSQICTGWASMLGYSFNTPALTDKGESGSGGGAPMPFRDFGHSDQESGQSEKEDLESAGKSHPALQVPAMRLKSLPKDAPDFREVEPFCVSAADLVNPLPESIFYGSGWVTYHPPNSAVKEDRFYWYAEQPTSRLRVPLRIGAGDVGIYFMQMPMDKPAATAKCWVDDNTAGAKTLRGNVETEEPIATLQIIDQGVAAGSHFVECMLDGEKGGPPAPFKILAIVTT, from the exons ATGTCACGCCGTccacgctcgtcgccggcacctcctccgtcaCCACCCGAACCAGAGACACCTGCTGCGCACTACACCGACCGCCTAGATCTCGGGAGCGAGGCTGGGCGTatggccgccgcggcgcatGTGCACGAACACGGGGCGAGGAATGGGGGTTGGGCGGCTATGACGAGTCGATGGGCGGCAATATTGAGACGAAAGGGAAAGCTTG GTCTCTCGCAGCGCATATGGGTCGGcatcaccatcatcatcgGCTTTCTGCTGCTCACCAAGCTGATAGTCC CGTCTGAGACGGCGACCAACCCCACGGTCGAAGAGTTCAACGAGCTCAAACCCCACGACTATGTCAACAACTCGATCTCTGATCCTGCACCGTTCGAGTTCTGCCCCGTCTTTGGGCCAGATGacgccatcgccgcgcgccgaggccagtTTGAGCTGCTCCGCTCCCGCGTGCATGCTGGCACTGGCGCACGTGTCCAGCGGGTCCTCCGTAAGGCAATGCACGGCATGCCCGTGACCATCTCGGTTCTTGGCGGATCGGTTTCGGCGTGCCACGGCGCCGGTGACGACCCCATCGCTCCAGGATGCTACCCGGCGCGTCTGTTCAACTGGTGGAACTCTGTCTTCCCCCACCCTGCTAACGAGCTCACAAATGGTGCCGTCAAGCGTACCGACTCGGCCTACTACGCATACTGCTCCAAGCATCACTTGCCGGACCAGACCGACCTCGTTATCCTCGAGTTTGACACCAGCGATCCCAA CGACCGCGACTACCTCAATCATTTTGAGTTACTCGTCCGCTCCATCCTTGTCCGATACGACAAGCCCGCAgtcatcatcctcggccACTTCAGCCCGCAGGTGCAGGCCCAGAACGGGTACGCAGGGCCAGAGCTGCTGCACAACGCCGTCGCGCAGTTCTACGACATCCCGCACATCAGTGCCAAGGGCCTCCTGTACGACCAGTACTTTGAGCACCCCGACCGTGTGCTCTCGGAGAGCTACTTTGGCTCGCACCTGATCAACAAGGTTGGGCACGACATGatggccgacgtcgtcatctcgTACCTCATGTCGCAGATTTGCACAGGTTGGGCGTCGATGCTCGGCTATTCGTTCAACACCCCGGCTCTGACCGACAAGGGCGAGTCGGGgagtggcggcggggcgcCAATGCCGTTCCGCGACTTTGGCCACTCTGACCAAGAGTCGGGGCAAtccgagaaggaggacctGGAGTCTGCAGGCAAATCGCACCCGGCACTCCAGGTTCCGGCGATGCGTCTCAAGTCTCTACCAAAGGACGCACCAGACttccgcgaggtcgagccgTTCTGTGTTTCGGCGGCAGACTTAGTCAACCCGCTCCCCGAGTCGATCTTCTACGGTTCTGGCTGGGTGACATACCACCCACCCAATAGTgcggtcaaggaggaccGCTTCTACTGGTACGCCGAGCAGCCGACGTCTCGTCTCCGCGTGCCGTTACGCATTGGCGCGGGTGACGTTGGCATCTACTTTATGCAGATGCCAATGGACAAGCCTGCGGCGACTGCCAAGTGCTGGGTCGATGACAACACAGCCGGTGCCAAGACGTTGCGTGGCAATGTCGAGACGGAAGAACCGATTGCGACACTGCAGATTATTGACCAAGGTGTGGCGGCCGGTTCTCATTTCGTCGAGTGCATGCTTGACGGGGAGAAGGGTGGGCCACCTGCGCCATTCAAGATTCTTGCCAT CGTCACTACGTAA
- the GTS1 gene encoding uncharacterized protein (Putative GTP-ase activating proteins for the small GTPase, ARF), with amino-acid sequence MNAQQRIERQLDEVLKMPGNDRCADCRAAAPRWASVNLGIFLCVTCASIHRKMGTHKSRVKSVTLDEWTREQVMGMKEMGNTKSNAIYNPDPQRHPPPATVSDERDSEIQKFIRRKYELGAFKAGAGRDLATASVNSRTQALQARGLAPPRSSTTPPPDTSRYLPAVPTGPSRRPARSNSSAPVWVSLGQSNTGSSSSSSSNSLAPPVTPAALPTRSASRSSPNQAPALLKTSSQPPQQREHDLLVDIGGSASSTRPLQLAGFPTIPAAPSVSPLPSPSGPALSPLALGQQAFFQQFSPTANPTNNPFGAQYGQTLSPMGSTYTQNPMGANQVGMNGFSVGMMGSSPNGMSMGMMGSSPNGMTMQQGMMGSSPNGMTMQQGMMMSPTGMGMNGAVMGGGMGRDMGGMGGVQMAQPVQYQQQQQQHWQSGYM; translated from the exons ATGAACGCCCAGCAGCGCATCGagcgccagctcgacgaggtcctcAAGATGCCCGGAAATG ACCGTTGCGCTGATTGCCGGGCCGCAGCGCCGCGCTGGGCTAGTGTCAACCTGGGCATCTTCCTCTGCGTGACTTGTGCGAGCATCCATAGGAAGATGGGCACCCACAAGTCTCGGGT TAAATCCGTCACGTTAGACGAGTGGACGCGCGAGCAGGTCATGGGAATGAAGGAGATGGGAAACACCAAGTCCAACGCCATCTACAACCCTGACCCTCAAAGGCATCCCCCGCCTGCGACCgtgagcgacgagcgcgactcGGAAATCCAAAAGTTCATTCGACGCAAGTACGAGCTGGGTGCGTTCAAGGCGGGCGCGGGTCGCGACCTCGCGACCGCGAGTGTCAACAGTCGCACACAGGCACTCCAGGCTCGCGGTCTCGCACCGCCGCGGTCGTCGACCACACCACCACCCGACACTAGCCGATATCTTCCCGCCGTGCCGACTGGGCCCTCGCGTCGTCCGGCGCGCTCGAACAGTAGCGCGCCCGTTTGGGTGTCGCTCGGACAGAGCAACACGGGCTCGAGCAGTTCGTCGTCTTCCAACAGCCTAGCGCCGCCTGTCACGCCCGCGGCGCTCCCTACCCGCAGCGCAAGCCGCTCGTCTCCCAATCAGGCGCCGGCGCTGCTCAAGACCAGCAGCCAGCCCCCGCAACAGCGCGAGCACGACCTCCTGGTTGACATCGGCGGCTCGGCATCGTCTACACGGCCCCTCCAGCTTGCAGGTTTCCCCACCATCCCGGCCGCACCCTCCGTCAGCCCACTCCCGTCTCCCAGCGGCCCAGCTCTATCgcctctcgctctcggccaGCAGGCGTTTTTCCAGCAATTCTCGCCGACAGCGAACCCCACCAATAACCCGTTCGGGGCGCAGTACGGCCAGACGTTGTCGCCCATGGGTTCGACATACACGCAGAACCCGATGGGTGCCAACCAGGTCGGCATGAACGGCTTTTCCGTGGGCATGATGGGCTCGAGCCCAAACGGCATGTCCATGGGAATGATGGGCTCGAGCCCCAACGGCATGACCATGCAGCAGGGCATGATGGGTTCGAGCCCCAACGGTATGACCATGCAGCAGGGCATGATGATGAGCCCCACAGGCATGGGTATGAACGGAGCCGTGATGGGTGGAGGAATGGGCCGCGACATGGGCGGTATGGGCGGGGTGCAGATGGCCCAGCCCGTCCAGtaccagcagcagcagcagcagcactGGCAGTCGGGCTACATGTAG
- the SUB2 gene encoding uncharacterized protein (Type III restriction enzyme, res subunit) has protein sequence MAPEDTEELVDYDEAEDTYVAPATGTAADGAELADGEKKGSYVGIHSTGFRDFLLKPEILRAISDLGFEHPSEVQQECIPQAILGTDVLCQAKSGMGKTAVFVLASLQQIEPVDGEVSIIVMCHTRELAYQIRNEFTRFSKYMTNVRTGVVYGGTPISADIELLSNKEKCPHIIVGTPGRMMALVRDKKLNASKVKHFVLDECDKMLDQLDMRRDVQEVFKATPHHKQVMMFSATLSKEIRATCKKFMQSPLEIYVDDETKLTLHGLQQYFLKLEEREKNRKLNDLLDSLEFNQVCIFVKSVARATQLDALLQQCNFPSICIHSALKQEDRISRFQQFKAFEKRILVATDIFGRGIDVERVNVVINYDAPADADSYLHRVGRAGRFGTKGLAISFVSSADDEEVLKKIQERFTVAIPTMPDSIDPATYMTS, from the exons ATGGCGCCCGAGGACACTGAAGAGCTTGTCGActacgacgaggccgaggacaccTATGTCGCCCCGGCTACCGGTACCGCTGCTGATGGTGCCGAGTTGGCCGAtggcgagaagaagggcagCTATGTCGGCATTCACTCGACGGGCTTCCG TGACTTCCTTCTCAAGCCTGAGATCCTCCGCGCCATCTCGGACCTTGGTTTCGAGCACCCCTCGGAGG TCCAGCAGGAGTGCATTCCCCAGGCCATCCTGGGTACCGACGTCCTTTGCCAGGCCAAGTCGGGTATGGGCAAGACCGCCGTCTTCGTTCTTGCGTCTCTCCAGCAGAT TGAGcccgtcgacggcgaggtctCGATTATTGTCATGTGCCACACTCGTGAACTGGCATACCAGATCCGCAACGAGTTCACGCGCTTCTCCAAGTACATGACCAACGTGCGCACTGGCGTCGTCTACGGCGGCACTCCCATCTCGGCCGACATTGAACTTCTCTCCAACAAGGAGAAGTGCCCTCACATCATTGTCGGCACCCCTGGCCGCATGATGGCCCTCGTTCGCGACAAGAAGCTCAACGCGTCCAAGGTGAAGCACTTTGTTCTCGACGAGTGCGACAAGATGCTTGATCAACTCG ACATGCGCCGCGACGTCCAGGAGGTCTTCAAAGCTACGCCCCACCACAAGCAGGTTATGATGTTCTCGGCCACCCTCTCGAAGGAGATCCGCGCGACCTGCAAGAAGTTCATGCAGAGC ccTCTGGAGATCTACGTCGACGATGAGACCAAATTGACGCTGCACGGTCTTCAGCAGTActtcctcaagctcgaggagcgcgagaagaaCCGCAAGCTCAACGACCTTCTCGACTCGCTCGAGTTCAACCAGGTGTGCATCTTCGTCAAGTCGGTTGCGCGTGCGAcccagctcgacgctcTTCTGCAGCAGTGCAACTTCCCATCCATCTGCATCCACTCGGCCCTCAAGCAGGAGGACCG TATCTCGCGCTTCCAGCAGTTCAAGGCGTTTGAGAAGCGTATCCTCGTCGCGACCGACATTTTCGGCCGTGGtatcgacgtcgagcgtgtcAATGTTGTCATCAACTATGACGCGCCGGCCGATGCCGACTCGTACCTCCACCGTGTCGGTCGTGCGGGTCGTTTCGGCACCAAGGGTCTCGCCATCTCGTTTGTCTCGTCtgcggatgacgaggaggtgctcAAGAAGATCCAGGAGCGCTTCACGGTCGCTATCCCGACCATGCCCGACTCGATCGACCCCGCCACCTACATGACGTCGTAA
- the LSC2 gene encoding uncharacterized protein (Succinyl-CoA synthetase functions in the citric acid cycle (TCA), coupling the hydrolysis of succinyl-CoA to the synthesis of ATP and thus represents the only step of substrate- level phosphorylation in the TCA. The beta subunit provides nucleotide specificity of the enzyme and binds the substrate succinate, while the binding sites for coenzyme A and phosphate are found in the alpha subunit) has protein sequence MLRSFAPARTVLRTQTARVQRRNLSIHEYQSVQLLNKYGVPTPKGVPAFTPAEAEAEAKAFGGPVVVKAQVLAGGRGKGHFKNGFQGGVHMADTPAEAKDFASKMLGQTLVTKQTGAIGRPCNAVMIAEKMPPAKEYYAALLLDRARGAPVLVASNQGGMNIEDVAHENPDAIITTNLDFDNGISKADGVALAEKLGFAEHSRENAADVFNKLYKIFKEKDSTQIEINPLGELPDGTVLCMDAKFGFDDNADFRQHDVFELRDKSQEDAEEVKAAEYGLNFIKLDGDIGCLVNGAGLAMATMDVLKLHGGDPANFLDVGGGATAEAVKAAFTLIMSSKNVKSIFVNIFGGIMRCDIIAEGIINASKDLEMTIPLIVRLQGTKEAEAKKMIKESGLSIYSYDILDEAADAAVKLANGVSL, from the exons ATGCTCCGTTCCTTCGCCCCCGCTCGCACCGTCCTC CGCACACAGACTGCCCGTGTGCAGCGCCGTAACCTCAGCATTCACGAGTACCAGAGCGTGCAGCTGCTCAACAAG tacGGCGTCCCTACCCCCAAGGGTGTGCCGGCTTTCACgccggccgaggccgaggctgaggccaAGGCGTTTGGCGGAcctgtcgtcgtcaaggcccAGGTGCTTGCTGGCGGCCGTGGCAAGGGGCACTTCAAGAACGGGTTCCAGGGCGGTGTGCACATGGCTGATAC TCCTGCTGAGGCCAAGGACTTTGCCAGCAAGATGCTCGGCCAGACCCTCGTCACCAAGCAGACTGGCGCGATTGGCCGCCCATGCAACGCCGTCATGATCGCCGAGAAGATGCCGCCAGCCAAGGAGTACTACGCTGCGCTCCTCCTGGACCGTGCTCGTGGCGCCCCGGTGCTCGTCGCCTCGAACCAGGGCGGCATGAACATTGAGGACGTTGCGCACGAGAACCCCGACGCTATCATCACCACCAACCTTGACTTTGACAACGGCATCTCCAAGGCGGACGGCGTTGCGCTCGCTGAGAAGCTCGGCTTTGCGGAGCACTCGCGCGAGAACGCTGCCGATGTCTTCAACAAGCTCTACAAGATCttcaaggagaaggacagCACGCAGATTGAGATCAACcccctcggcgagctcccGGACGGTACCGTGCTCTGCATGGACGCCAAGTTTGGCTTTGATGACAACGCCGACTTCCGTCAGCACGACGTTttcgagctgcgcgacaAGTCGCaggaggacgccgaggaggtcaaggctgccgagtACGGCCTCAACTTTATCAAGCTTGACGGTGACATTGGCTGCCTCGTCAACGGTGCCGGTCTCGCCATGGCGACCATGGATGTGCTCAAGCTCCACGGTGGTGACCCCGCCAACTTCCTCGAcgttggtggtggtgccactgccgaggccgtcaaggccgcgTTCACCCTCATCATGTCGTCCAAGAACGTCAAGTCGATCTTTGTCAACATCTTTGGCGGTATCATGCGCTGCGACATTATTGCCGAGGGCATCATCAACGCGTccaaggacctcgagaTGACCATTCCCCTTATTGTGCGCCTGCAGGGCAccaaggaggctgaggctaAGAAGATGATCAAGGAGTCGGGTCTGTCCATTTACTCCTACGACatccttgacgaggccgccgacgctgccgtcaagctcgccaacgGCGTGTCTCTGTAA